A region from the Gossypium hirsutum isolate 1008001.06 chromosome A08, Gossypium_hirsutum_v2.1, whole genome shotgun sequence genome encodes:
- the LOC107914873 gene encoding NAC domain-containing protein 69 isoform X3 codes for MSNIDDNSHIVGYRFHPTDKELVDHYLWNKILDRDSLVQAIKEVDSLFNKDPWELPGWSEIQSADQVWYFFSRRGDNKRVKRTTDKGFWKVTGKPRKVKGKKGCAAKKSLVFYEGRTPNAKWTPWVIHEYTFTSTLLDNREGIFLCKLKKKEDETANASSSESCQPSLVAEEEIPDNSTMFNPDEMLDTLKERDREHELEMDEQQQPPDFTSYCDGLPHLSKEENDDESWIGYLVDDDEINPDELNLGNECRNFALVGTSVTCPGEPSRKRSRREAVVLCGAIENEECQPMLYEQAVSNSMMLDEHGGSKKHQALAMVNAPNVTSSSVKQDPHGRDRMVSLNNESGEMDIPDVESVVDPHGIVRATRFHNPYYKKLGEQEDDPKRINKRGKFCRKIAFQDELDPFCRL; via the exons ATGAGTAACATCGATGATAACAGCCACATAGTGGGATACAGATTCCACCCAACTGACAAAGAACTGGTGGACCATTACCTATGGAACAAAATCCTCGACCGTGATTCTCTCGTCCAAGCTATAAAAGAGGTCGATTCTCTTTTCAACAAAGATCCTTGGGAACTACCGG GTTGGTCTGAAATACAATCAGCTGATCAAGTGTGGTATTTCTTTTCCCGGCGAGGAGACAACAAACGGGTGAAGAGGACAACGGATAAAGGGTTCTGGAAAGTGACGGGAAAGCCTCGGAAGGTAAAGGGGAAAAAAGGGTGTGCTGCCAAGAAATCTTTGGTTTTTTATGAGGGTCGTACCCCTAATGCAAAGTGGACGCCTTGGGTCATCCACGAGTATACTTTCACCTCTACTCTTCTTGATAACAGA GAGGGCATTTTTCTCtgtaaattgaagaaaaaagaagatgaaaCGGCCAATGCTTCAAGTAGTGAAAGTTGTCAGCCAAGTCTGGTTGCAGAGGAGGAGATTCCTGAT AACTCAACCATGTTTAATCCTGATGAGATGCTTGACACCTTGAAAGAACGAGACAGAGAGCATGAGTTGGAGATGGATGAGCAGCAGCAGCCGCCGGACTTTACCAGTTACTGTGATGGGCTTCCACACCTGTCTAAGGAAGAGAATGATGATGAGTCATGGATTGGATATTTAGTGGATGATGATGAAATCAATCCTGATGAACTTAATCTTGGAAACGAGTGCCGCAATTTCGCCTTAGTTGGTACGAGTGTGACCTGCCCTGGAGAGCCCTCTAGGAAAAGATCACGCCGTGAAGCTGTGGTACTATGCGGAGCCATTGAAAATGAAGAATGCCAACCAAtg CTGTATGAGCAGGCGGTAAGCAATTCAATGATGCTTGATGAACATGGTGGTTCAAAGAAACACCAAGCATTAGCAATGGTTAATGCACCAAATGTGACTTCAAGTTCTGTAAAGCAAGATCCCCATGGAAGGGACAGGATGGTATCACTCAATAATGAATCCGGGGAAATGGATATCCCTGATGTTGAGTCAGTTGTTGATCCACACGGAATTGTTCGTGCTACAAGATTCCACAACCCTTACTATAAAAAATTAGGAGAGCAAGAAGATGATCCAAAAAGAATCAATAAACGGGGAAAGTTTTGCAGAAAAATAGCCTTCCAAGACGAG CTTGATCCCTTTTGCAGGCTATAG
- the LOC107914873 gene encoding NAC domain-containing protein 14 isoform X2: MSNIDDNSHIVGYRFHPTDKELVDHYLWNKILDRDSLVQAIKEVDSLFNKDPWELPGWSEIQSADQVWYFFSRRGDNKRVKRTTDKGFWKVTGKPRKVKGKKGCAAKKSLVFYEGRTPNAKWTPWVIHEYTFTSTLLDNREGIFLCKLKKKEDETANASSSESCQPSLVAEEEIPDNSTMFNPDEMLDTLKERDREHELEMDEQQQPPDFTSYCDGLPHLSKEENDDESWIGYLVDDDEINPDELNLGNECRNFALVGTSVTCPGEPSRKRSRREAVVLCGAIENEECQPMLYEQAVSNSMMLDEHGGSKKHQALAMVNAPNVTSSSVKQDPHGRDRMVSLNNESGEMDIPDVESVVDPHGIVRATRFHNPYYKKLGEQEDDPKRINKRGKFCRKIAFQDEAIDVKQHATAVNLPIIMESTGEDLVLPSQLAA, translated from the exons ATGAGTAACATCGATGATAACAGCCACATAGTGGGATACAGATTCCACCCAACTGACAAAGAACTGGTGGACCATTACCTATGGAACAAAATCCTCGACCGTGATTCTCTCGTCCAAGCTATAAAAGAGGTCGATTCTCTTTTCAACAAAGATCCTTGGGAACTACCGG GTTGGTCTGAAATACAATCAGCTGATCAAGTGTGGTATTTCTTTTCCCGGCGAGGAGACAACAAACGGGTGAAGAGGACAACGGATAAAGGGTTCTGGAAAGTGACGGGAAAGCCTCGGAAGGTAAAGGGGAAAAAAGGGTGTGCTGCCAAGAAATCTTTGGTTTTTTATGAGGGTCGTACCCCTAATGCAAAGTGGACGCCTTGGGTCATCCACGAGTATACTTTCACCTCTACTCTTCTTGATAACAGA GAGGGCATTTTTCTCtgtaaattgaagaaaaaagaagatgaaaCGGCCAATGCTTCAAGTAGTGAAAGTTGTCAGCCAAGTCTGGTTGCAGAGGAGGAGATTCCTGAT AACTCAACCATGTTTAATCCTGATGAGATGCTTGACACCTTGAAAGAACGAGACAGAGAGCATGAGTTGGAGATGGATGAGCAGCAGCAGCCGCCGGACTTTACCAGTTACTGTGATGGGCTTCCACACCTGTCTAAGGAAGAGAATGATGATGAGTCATGGATTGGATATTTAGTGGATGATGATGAAATCAATCCTGATGAACTTAATCTTGGAAACGAGTGCCGCAATTTCGCCTTAGTTGGTACGAGTGTGACCTGCCCTGGAGAGCCCTCTAGGAAAAGATCACGCCGTGAAGCTGTGGTACTATGCGGAGCCATTGAAAATGAAGAATGCCAACCAAtg CTGTATGAGCAGGCGGTAAGCAATTCAATGATGCTTGATGAACATGGTGGTTCAAAGAAACACCAAGCATTAGCAATGGTTAATGCACCAAATGTGACTTCAAGTTCTGTAAAGCAAGATCCCCATGGAAGGGACAGGATGGTATCACTCAATAATGAATCCGGGGAAATGGATATCCCTGATGTTGAGTCAGTTGTTGATCCACACGGAATTGTTCGTGCTACAAGATTCCACAACCCTTACTATAAAAAATTAGGAGAGCAAGAAGATGATCCAAAAAGAATCAATAAACGGGGAAAGTTTTGCAGAAAAATAGCCTTCCAAGACGAG GCTATAGATGTAAAACAACATGCCACTGCTGTTAATCTTCCTATTATTATGGAATCTACCG GAGAAGATTTGGTTCTTCCATCCCAACTTGCTGCATGA
- the LOC107914873 gene encoding uncharacterized protein isoform X1 translates to MSNIDDNSHIVGYRFHPTDKELVDHYLWNKILDRDSLVQAIKEVDSLFNKDPWELPGWSEIQSADQVWYFFSRRGDNKRVKRTTDKGFWKVTGKPRKVKGKKGCAAKKSLVFYEGRTPNAKWTPWVIHEYTFTSTLLDNREGIFLCKLKKKEDETANASSSESCQPSLVAEEEIPDNSTMFNPDEMLDTLKERDREHELEMDEQQQPPDFTSYCDGLPHLSKEENDDESWIGYLVDDDEINPDELNLGNECRNFALVGTSVTCPGEPSRKRSRREAVVLCGAIENEECQPMLYEQAVSNSMMLDEHGGSKKHQALAMVNAPNVTSSSVKQDPHGRDRMVSLNNESGEMDIPDVESVVDPHGIVRATRFHNPYYKKLGEQEDDPKRINKRGKFCRKIAFQDEAIDVKQHATAVNLPIIMESTGKRKTAEHSYRYMRLQMHLNELADCDKKRFLHVHI, encoded by the exons ATGAGTAACATCGATGATAACAGCCACATAGTGGGATACAGATTCCACCCAACTGACAAAGAACTGGTGGACCATTACCTATGGAACAAAATCCTCGACCGTGATTCTCTCGTCCAAGCTATAAAAGAGGTCGATTCTCTTTTCAACAAAGATCCTTGGGAACTACCGG GTTGGTCTGAAATACAATCAGCTGATCAAGTGTGGTATTTCTTTTCCCGGCGAGGAGACAACAAACGGGTGAAGAGGACAACGGATAAAGGGTTCTGGAAAGTGACGGGAAAGCCTCGGAAGGTAAAGGGGAAAAAAGGGTGTGCTGCCAAGAAATCTTTGGTTTTTTATGAGGGTCGTACCCCTAATGCAAAGTGGACGCCTTGGGTCATCCACGAGTATACTTTCACCTCTACTCTTCTTGATAACAGA GAGGGCATTTTTCTCtgtaaattgaagaaaaaagaagatgaaaCGGCCAATGCTTCAAGTAGTGAAAGTTGTCAGCCAAGTCTGGTTGCAGAGGAGGAGATTCCTGAT AACTCAACCATGTTTAATCCTGATGAGATGCTTGACACCTTGAAAGAACGAGACAGAGAGCATGAGTTGGAGATGGATGAGCAGCAGCAGCCGCCGGACTTTACCAGTTACTGTGATGGGCTTCCACACCTGTCTAAGGAAGAGAATGATGATGAGTCATGGATTGGATATTTAGTGGATGATGATGAAATCAATCCTGATGAACTTAATCTTGGAAACGAGTGCCGCAATTTCGCCTTAGTTGGTACGAGTGTGACCTGCCCTGGAGAGCCCTCTAGGAAAAGATCACGCCGTGAAGCTGTGGTACTATGCGGAGCCATTGAAAATGAAGAATGCCAACCAAtg CTGTATGAGCAGGCGGTAAGCAATTCAATGATGCTTGATGAACATGGTGGTTCAAAGAAACACCAAGCATTAGCAATGGTTAATGCACCAAATGTGACTTCAAGTTCTGTAAAGCAAGATCCCCATGGAAGGGACAGGATGGTATCACTCAATAATGAATCCGGGGAAATGGATATCCCTGATGTTGAGTCAGTTGTTGATCCACACGGAATTGTTCGTGCTACAAGATTCCACAACCCTTACTATAAAAAATTAGGAGAGCAAGAAGATGATCCAAAAAGAATCAATAAACGGGGAAAGTTTTGCAGAAAAATAGCCTTCCAAGACGAG GCTATAGATGTAAAACAACATGCCACTGCTGTTAATCTTCCTATTATTATGGAATCTACCGGTAAGAGGAAAACAGCTGAACATAGCTACAGATATATGAGACTGCAGATGCATTTGAATGAGTTAGCTGACTGTGATAAAAAAAGGTTTCTTCATGTGCATATATAA
- the LOC107916891 gene encoding uncharacterized protein, with protein sequence MMKTMGMSSFSSSTFLFTSLHFANGGSSSRSSHVRISENTATIFLASSLLPLSQSAHFPSLSVFPNIDFNRLRASAFNKGRKGSGGTTLFEMDGSDEDDDGDEFIDFDDEFDADDEDGDEAMFLPLGKMKKWLENKPRGFGEGKVYDTSIEEKLLEEIEQSRQAQTVNVNNLKNNPVKPGSKKDDQQNKEAETVLSGIRVRVGNLPKKKNIHRDLKAAFDGVSGIINISPAVSGNKKTKDPVCKGFAFVEFKHEVDAIRFVQNFSGHNLTFGRIQKQIKCEMINSLSHSPAHEELWDNGSITDEVAISHFVDGLNPNFDMKNSSSDLSLESVSDEVDNHDDELVSDELDDLDDELVSDEFDDQDDEFDEVEVGEGRNNLNAISEAEASTADIMEPRFKRAAADSIASTPLERIRALEQKLLARGKQQRVPKEQKGQKLERVRSNNKKKVVAKQNQQKVTKEQKVQKLDIPGSAKWLKIKEKAQLTGVFSKYGLKTPSNSKEES encoded by the exons ATGATGAAGACCATGGGAATGTCTTCATTTTCTAGTTCGACGTTTCTCTTTACTTCTCTTCACTTTGCCAATGGCGGCAGCAGCAGCAGAAGCTCCCACGTTCGTATCTCGGAGAACACAGCCACTATCTTTCTCGCTTCTTCTTTGCTTCCACTTTCCCAATCAGCCCATTTCCCTTCTCTTTCTGTTTTCCCTAATATAGATTTCAATAGATTGCGGGCTTCTGCTTTTAACAAAGGAAGAAAAGGCAGCGGTGGCACTACCCTCTTCGAAATGGATGGTTCTGACGAGGACGACGACGGCGACGAATTCattgattttgatgatgaattcgaCGCCGACGATGAGGACGGCGATGAGGCCATGTTTCTTCCGCTTGGTAAAATGAAGAAGTGGCTCGAGAACAAGCCCCGTGGGTTCGGTGAAGGGAAAGTGTACGATACTTCTATTGAAGAAAAACTGCTTGAAGAAATAGAGCAAAGCAGACAAGCACAAACGGTTAATGTCAACAACCTTAAAAACAATCCTGTCAAGCCTGGTTCCAAGAAAGATGATCAGCAAAACAAGGAAG CTGAAACTGTTCTAAGTGGAATTCGTGTGAGAGTGGGCAATCTTCCTAAGAAAAAGAATATTCACAGGGATTTGAAAGCTGCTTTCGATGGGGTTTCTGGAATAATTAATATATCTCCAGCTGTTTCTGGGAATAAGAAGACTAAAGACCCTGTTTGCAAAGGTTTTGCCTTCGTTGAATTTAAGCATGAGGTGGATGCAATTAG GTTTGTGCAAAATTTCTCTGGACATAATCTCACCTTTGGTAGGATTCAGAAGCAAATAAAATGTGAGATGATAAATTCACTTTCGCACAGTCCTGCTCATGAAGAATTGTGGGACAATGGATCCATCACAGATGAAGTGGCAATTTCTCACTTTGTAGATGGTCTGAATCCTAATTTCGATATGAAGAACTCTTCCTCAGATTTATCATTGGAAAGTGTATCTGATGAAGTTGACAACCATGATGATGAGCTTGTATCTGATGAACTGGATGATCTGGATGATGAACTTGTATCTGATGAATTTGATGACCAAGATGATGAGTTTGATGAAGTAGAAGTAGGAGAAGGTAGGAACAATCTTAATGCTATTAGTGAAGCAGAGGCAAGTACTGCTGATATCATGGAACCGAGGTTTAAGCGTGCAGCTGCTGATTCGATCGCCTCAACTCCGCTGGAACGAATTAGGGCTCTTGAGCAAAAGCTACTTGCAAGAGGGAAACAGCAAAGAGTTCCAAAAGAACAAAAAGGTCAAAAGCTAGAAAGAGTTAGGTCTAATAATAAGAAAAAGGTAGTTGCTAAACAAAACCAACAAAAAGTTACGAAAGAGCAAAAGGTTCAAAAGCTCGATATTCCAGGATCTGCGAAGTG GTTAAAGATTAAGGAAAAGGCACAGCTAACAGGGGTCTTCTCCAAATATGGGTTGAAAACTCCTTCGAATTCCAAGGAAGAGTCGTAG
- the LOC107916892 gene encoding soluble inorganic pyrophosphatase 1, which produces MSESTEAPRPRLNERILSAMSKRSVAAHPWHDLDIGSEAPTVFNCVVEISKGSKVKYELDKKTGMIKVDRILYSSVVYPHNYGFIPRTLCEDNDPMDCLVIMQEPVLPGCFLRARALGLMPMIDQGEKDDKIIAVCADDPEYKHFTDIKYLPPHRLTEIRRFFEDYKKNENKEVAVNDILPVNTAIEAIQYSMDLYNEYIIQTLKQ; this is translated from the exons atgaGTGAATCGACTGAAGCTCCACGCCCCCGTCTAAATGAGAGGATCCTATCGGCTATGTCAAAGAGATCGGTAGCTGCACATCCATGGCATGATCTTGATATTG GATCTGAAGCTCCAACCGTTTTCAATTGT GTTGTGGAGATATCAAAAGGCAGTAAGGTGAAATATGAACTTGACAAAAAGACCGGAATGATTAAG GTTGATCGGATTTTGTATTCCTCAGTAGTCTATCCTCACAATTATGGTTTCATCCCTCGCACGCTATGCGAAGACAATGATCCCATGGATTGTTTGGTTATCATGCAG GAGCCAGTTCTTCCTGGATGTTTTCTGCGAGCCAGAGCCCTTGGACTGATGCCCATGATTGACCAG GGGGAGAAAGATGATAAGATCATTGCAGTTTGTGCAGATGATCCAGAATACAAACATTTTACCGATATCAAATATCTTCCCCCTCATCGCCTTACCGAGATCCGCCGTTTCTTTGAAGATT ACAAGAAAAATGAGAACAAGGAGGTTGCAGTCAATGATATTTTACCTGTAAACACAGCTATTGAAGCCATCCAGTATTCAAT GGACCTTTACAACGAGTACATTATACAAACACTCAAGCAATAG